In a genomic window of Phragmites australis chromosome 14, lpPhrAust1.1, whole genome shotgun sequence:
- the LOC133890232 gene encoding acyl transferase 15-like, giving the protein MSSTVMKSLPVVIRPAELEMTTSNIDLHSFDKGLGDMPATCFLVFDHPIDEPVETIKKGLSRALVYYSPIAGRLAAGAGNGELRVECNGEGVVFVAASTDRALNEAKFFDRSPGAMTLPDDLAVYYPDDKCGRTDPLLLMQVTVFSCGGFVVGVTWNHAIADGAGMAQFLQAVGELARGLPAPSVIPIRWDDSLPGIPPTIAIAQQSMTGLASQDFAFFDYTIPSSLISRIKAEFRDHANGQPCTVFEAVTAVLWQCRTRVAISDPEAPALLFIVANVRKHVGAKDGYYGNCVSGQLVMATSGSVANGDIMGIVKMIKGAKEQIPKRLKHNNIDSGGRERHGDMLRYNYNLLSVSSMRNIGLDEASFGGGRPVRVMCRARAPHMTVPSCVACLPWKGKDGANVLTRCVREEHVNAFLGELARFT; this is encoded by the coding sequence ATGAGCTCCACGGTTATGAAGTCCTTGCCGGTGGTAATCAGACCAGCGGAGCTGGAGATGACTACCAGCAATATAGATCTCCATTCTTTCGACAAGGGTCTTGGTGACATGCCAGCTACATGCTTCCTCGTGTTCGACCATCCAATCGATGAGCCCGTCGAGACCATAAAGAAGGGGCTGTCCCGAGCACTGGTCTACTACTCCCCTATCGCCGGCCGCCTTGCCGCAGGAGCTGGCAATGGCGAGCTCCGTGTCGAGTGCAACGGTGAGGGCGTGGTCTTCGTGGCAGCGTCCACCGACCGCGCCTTGAACGAAGCTAAATTCTTCGACCGTTCGCCTGGTGCAATGACGCTACCAGACGATCTCGCCGTCTACTACCCAGATGACAAATGTGGCCGCaccgacccactgcttctgatGCAGGTGACCGTGTTCTCCTGCGGTGGGTTCGTTGTCGGGGTAACATGGAACCACGCCATTGCCGATGGTGCTGGGATGGCCCAATTCTTGCAGGCGGTCGGCGAGCTTGCCCGTGGGCTGCCGGCACCGTCCGTCATCCCGATCAGGTGGGACGACTCGCTACCGGGCATCCCTCCAACGATTGCTATCGCACAACAGTCCATGACCGGCCTCGCGTCACAGGACTTCGCCTTCTTTGATTATACCATCCCTTCGAGCTTGATCAGCCGCATCAAAGCCGAGTTCCGTGATCATGCTAATGGCCAGCCATGCACTGTGTTCGAAGCGGTGACCGCTGTGCTATGGCAGTGCCGCACTCGTGTGGCCATCTCCGATCCAGAAGCCCCAGCCCTGCTATTCATTGTGGCCAATGTTCGCAAGCACGTAGGGGCCAAGGATGGCTACTATGGCAACTGCGTCAGTGGGCAGCTCGTCATGGCAACGAGTGGCTCAGTTGCGAACGGAGACATCATGGGCATAGTGAAGATGATAAAAGGTGCCAAGGAGCAGATACCTAAACGATTGAAGCACAACAATATTGATAGTGGTGGTCGGGAGCGGCACGGTGACATGCTCCGGTACAACTACAACCTTCTTAGTGTGTCGAGCATGCGGAACATCGGCCTCGACGAGGCCAGTTTCGGCGGAGGGAGACCGGTGAGGGTGATGTGCCGTGCCCGTGCGCCACACATGACTGTGCCATCCTGCGTGGCCTGCCTGCCATGGAAAGGAAAGGATGGGGCCAATGTGCTGACCCGCTGTGTCAGGGAGGAACACGTCAACGCCTTCCTTGGAGAACTGGCAAGGTTCACATGA